The DNA segment TCTATTGATGGCTACATGGAAAGTTGCTCCTGCTCTAGCTGCTGGTTGTACAGCAATATTGAAGCCATCTGAATTGGCATCTGTGTATGTTCTCATTAACTATTGTGCAACCTTGATTATTTGATATGTTGGTTTCTTATGCTGTCTTATCATTTACAATTTTAGGACCTGTTTGGAGCTGGCTGAAATATGCAGAGAAGTTGGCCTTCCTCCAGGGGTATTAAACATTGTTACTGGATTAGGCAATGAAGCTGGTGCTCCTTTGTCATCTCATCCTGACGTAGACAAGGTTCAACCGATTTTACTTATTAGtagaatcaaaattatatgGAGATATATTTCATTCTATATATTGCAAGTATTGTTACTTtgctatgatttttaaaaactacTTAGCCATTGTGGCTGATGTGTAACTTTTCAACAGATTTCCTTTACTGGAAGCTCTGCAACTGGAAGCAGGATTATGACAGCTGCAGCACAGCTAACGAAGGTATTTTTAAGCAGTATTATCTGCAAATTATGTACAATTTATATTGTCATTCTGCTTTAAAAGATATAATAGAGGATACTAAGTAACAAGCATAAGATGAAATGATAgaaatcctttttatttttcctttcatattttcattctcttttctttGTGAGATCGTGTAATATCCAATTTGGGGTTTCTTGTTGGCAGCCTGTTTCTCTAGAGCTTGGTGGAAAAAGCCCAATCATTGTTTTTGAGGATGTTGACCTTGATAAGAGTAAGTgccttttattttgttatggACAACCTATGTTTTCTTGCATTGAGAAATCATATTTCCCATGAAACTGATTGAGTGGTTGTCGATGagtaaaatttgggtacctagaACCTATTACTGAAACCAAAATCCAAATAGACAGTCATATAccatttaacatttattttgctATTTTCCTTGATTTAAACAGCTGCTGAATGGACCATCTTTGGCTGCTTCTTTACAAATGGTCAGATATGCAGTGCAACATCTCGCCTTATTGTGCATGTAAGTTTAACATATTGATTTTGATTCATCCATAACACATTTCCCTCTTCACAAACAAGTATTTGTAGCTTACTTTTCTTACTGTGCTGTCTAAACAGGAAGGTTCTGATATACTCAGATATCATTTTGTCTGTAAACTTTGTAGCAATTGCATTGGCTGAGTTTTGAATATTGATAAAGTGAGAGATGGTTTTACTGTTTCAGGAAAGTATAGCAACAGAATTTGTGAATAGACTTGTGCAATGGGCCAAAAACATCAAAATTTCAGATCCCTTTGAAGAAGGTTGTAGGCTAGGTCCTATTGTTAGTGAAGGACAGGTATGTTTAATGTTTATCACTTTTGTATTTACTATATATTTGCTTAACTTACTCCCTCCTGCTTTTACATTGTAAAAGAATGCTTTTTTCATTTACTCCTTTATAGTATTAGGAAAAACCATAAAAAGTGCAAATGTTAAACACTTTGTCTGGCAATCAGTATTTATCTTTGgaatacaaaaaatttaatttatatttgaaatatatcCGAATATAGGTCTAGCAGAAAAAATCTAACATATATCAGCAATTAGTTAGTACAGACACACTTGGAAGAGTTTAGTGATTTAGCAGGAAAGCAGTGCAAATATTCAGCATAGAAATGCCTTTAGAAGTCAAAAATATAAGCatattttggattattttgaaggaaaaatagATGCTGTTTGCTTGAACATTTTCTGAAATCAAGGATTTCTTTGTGTGAccatttctctctctagaagTAACTGGTCACATCTCCATAAAAACTTAAGGTATATGCTTCAAGTCCAAACAGGGGAAACTTAAGGTAGTATTCCCTTGAACTtttccaataaaaaagaaaaaactgcaGACTACAGAGAGATATGCTTCATCTGAACATGGTTCATTCGTTGAATGCTTCATTATGTTAAAAATTGTCAAAGGAATGGATGCAATTATTACATATGTTACTTTTACTTTATgttttaattcataatttagAAGGAGAAACTGTCGGTTGTAATGATAATGTAATTTCATTGCTATTTTTACTTACTCTTTCTGATTAATGTACTTCTGCCTTTAACGAAGATATGTCATGTTCTGGTTGTTACACCTTGTTTCATTTCTTCCTCTAATACGCTGTAGTTTTGGGTTTAAGATATTGTTTGAAGTAGATATGTAACACTGAAATCTACTGCTAACGTAGACTTCTGTATTTCTGCTTGTGTTTATTCAAATGCCTTCGCCATCATCCAAAATGGAAATGTATGTTAGTGTGATGTCAGTGATTATGGTTGCATGTAGTATATATTAATCGaagttatatgaaaaaaaatcaagtggTTTGTTATATGAAGAAAATAAGTTTTTCCTGACATTGTTAATGCACTTACTTGTCTTGAACCAACATTTTATCATATCTAATGTTTGGATTATATGGTTCAGTATAAAAAAGTGTTGAATTGTATCTCAACTGCTAAGAGTGAGGGTGCAACAATTTTGATTGGAGGGTCTCGCCCAGAGGTATGATTATACTCTCTAGTATGTGTGCCCGGTTATGTATTGCAAAACTTGTCATGAGAAATGATAGATTTGTCAAATTTGATGGCAGCATTTGAAAAAGGGGTACTTTGTTGAACCAACCATCATAACTGATGTGACTACCTCGATGCAAATTTGGAGAGAAGAAGTTTTTGGACCTGTGCTATGTGTGAAAACATTCAGTACCGAAGAAGAAGCTATTGAACTAGCAAATGACACACAGtgagttaattatttttctggaggtttaagtatattttttattccttaa comes from the Glycine soja cultivar W05 chromosome 6, ASM419377v2, whole genome shotgun sequence genome and includes:
- the LOC114416483 gene encoding betaine aldehyde dehydrogenase 1, chloroplastic-like, with product MAISIPSRQLFIDGEWKVPLLNNRFPIINPATEDIIGHIPAATKEDVDLAVDAAKRAFSHNKGKDWSSAPGSVRARYLRAIASKITEKKDELGKLEAIDCGKPLDEALADLDDVIGCFNYYAELAEGLDAKQNAPVSLPMETFKSYVLKEPIGVVALITPWNYPLLMATWKVAPALAAGCTAILKPSELASVTCLELAEICREVGLPPGVLNIVTGLGNEAGAPLSSHPDVDKISFTGSSATGSRIMTAAAQLTKPVSLELGGKSPIIVFEDVDLDKTAEWTIFGCFFTNGQICSATSRLIVHESIATEFVNRLVQWAKNIKISDPFEEGCRLGPIVSEGQYKKVLNCISTAKSEGATILIGGSRPEHLKKGYFVEPTIITDVTTSMQIWREEVFGPVLCVKTFSTEEEAIELANDTHYGLGSAVMSKDLERCERISKAIQAGIVWINCAQPSFIQAPWGGVKRSGFGRELGEWGLENYLSVKQVTKYISDEPWGWYQSPSKL